The window ACCCGGACCGCTGCCAGCGCTACGTCGAAGGCTCGATGGGCCTGGCGACGGCGCTGAACGTATACGTCGGCTACAAGAATGCCTCGATGGTGGCAAAGGAATCGCTGAAGAGTGGCAAGACGCTGATCGAGGTCACCGTCGACAAGGGCCTGATGAAGGAAGAAGAGCTTCGCAAGGTTCTCGATCTTCACGCGATGACGAAGCCAGGTATTCCCGGAAAGTAATGGAGCGGCAGCATGGATCTCCCGGAAAAATGGCAATTTCTCGGTCTCTTCTGGTGGATCCTGCACGTCTTTGCGATCGGGCTGGTATTCTTCCTGGGCTTCATGATTGGCCGCGTGTCGGCAGAGAAGCCCGATGGCGAGAAGAACGACGAAGAGTGGTGAAGTGACAGAATCGAGAGAAAGAAAATGCCCGCCGACATCGCGTCGGCGGGCTCCTTTTTCGGCACGTATCGGAACTTACAGGCCGCGCAACACGCGTCCCAGTTCACGAGCATGGCCGGCTTCGTCCGCGGCCATGTCTTCAAGGCGAAGCTGCAGTTCAATCAGGCCAAGTTCGCCTGCCAATGCAGCGTGCGCGCGATAGTTCTCGACGTCTTCGAGCTCCATCTTGCGATCCAATTCGATCATCTCCTTCAACGTTTCGGGCTTCTCGAAGGGCTTCGGTGTCGTTGTCGGCTCTCCGCCCATGTCGACGATGACGTTCATCAGGAAAGTCGCATGTCCGAGTTCATCGGGCACTTCGCTGCTGAAGATTTCAGCGGCTTCGCGGCCGACGAGTCCAACGCACTTGCTGGCCTGATAGCTGTAGCGGATCACCGTCCCCAGTTCCGCTGCCAGATCATCGTTCAGTCCCTTAATCAGTTCCTCTTTTGTTGCCATGTTTTCCTCCTTAAGTGTTCCGAGCAATCATGCCTCGGGGTTCGTTTATTCCCCGTGTTACTAAGCGAATTCCCTGCCGAAGGTGGCAATGGGAACCCGCTCTTTTTCCTCCATTCCGATACTTATAAACATGCCCAAAAAGGTCTATACTAGAAGGTCAATAGAGGTTGTGTCTCGTTGACCCAATCGTGCCGAGATCACGCAAAGATTACTCCGGTTGCTCCGGTCGACGAGCGAGGAATTCCACTTCGAATTCCTGTCCGCAGAAGATGCACTTCGACGCAGTGCGCGGGCTGTTGCGGTGACACTTGGGACAAGCCCGTGG of the bacterium genome contains:
- a CDS encoding ferritin-like domain-containing protein, whose protein sequence is MATKEELIKGLNDDLAAELGTVIRYSYQASKCVGLVGREAAEIFSSEVPDELGHATFLMNVIVDMGGEPTTTPKPFEKPETLKEMIELDRKMELEDVENYRAHAALAGELGLIELQLRLEDMAADEAGHARELGRVLRGL